A genomic window from Candidatus Binatia bacterium includes:
- the rnr gene encoding ribonuclease R, with translation MPDPKQQDVPLEDMLGILEKAAPRSLTVKEIAERLGIDRYDRRRMAAVLDMQADARRLHRVGKTRYRYAHEVVEKKARPMRKRRGPTEVIGRYCRVRGGYGFLEAEGPKIESMRGDMMIPRGREGIALHGDRVRAEIVRRDHRTGRSSGRVVAVVERAHTEILGTLQLIAGPRWRSIPTGWRLVPVSELLPPIEVVGETPPRKEDAGRMALVRLTHPPAGSNPWRGQVVRLLGEMDDPEVQFLQVALEHGLRLEFSASATAEAVRLPHDPRPADLENREDLRDVPFVTIDGETARDFDDAVCLEDNADGGFGLRVAIADVSHYVKPGSALDAEAALRGTSVYFPDRAIPMLPERLSNELCSLKPGRDRAVLVADMEYDGQGRRTATRLFRAAIRSQARLTYTEVSAILDGTDTPEASSRRTELAALVPQLDRMRVLMRLLYARRLAAGALDLNLPESVVDLSDDGHAVGVRFVERNDAHRIIEEFMLEANQAVAGELADAEVPIPYRIHEPPEKNDVYELNRLLHSAGVHVETKSDITPAAIATALHELKGHRLERVLSKQVLRALKRAQYDPENVGHFGLAFSLYCHFTSPIRRYPDLLVHRQLVEWIEGRGARARGAGPEIAAASEASSRREREAMGAERAMADLKKVEFMKGHLHEPGKATVVSLAGFGFFAELDAYPVEGLVRIEDLDGEWRFDEKAQVLYGVRSGRRIQLGDRVVVEASDVSLARRQVTLQVIEMLESPARRSPSPATDRGRPSTDGPKGRGGHDGESRGYKGPRNTDGPSGGRGRPRPGGSTSGLRNTDGPGGGRGRPRPGGSTSGPRGGGSGPGRNGPPRGPKAPPRGGGPRR, from the coding sequence GTGCCGGACCCGAAACAACAAGACGTACCTCTGGAGGATATGCTCGGAATCCTCGAGAAGGCGGCCCCGCGGTCGTTGACCGTGAAGGAGATCGCCGAGCGGCTCGGGATAGATCGCTACGACCGTCGTCGGATGGCGGCCGTGCTCGACATGCAGGCGGATGCCCGTCGTCTCCACCGCGTCGGCAAGACCCGGTACCGGTACGCGCACGAGGTCGTCGAGAAGAAGGCCCGGCCGATGCGAAAGCGACGAGGACCGACCGAGGTCATCGGGCGCTACTGCCGCGTGCGTGGTGGCTACGGTTTCCTCGAAGCCGAGGGCCCAAAGATCGAGAGCATGCGAGGGGACATGATGATCCCCCGCGGCCGCGAAGGGATCGCGCTGCACGGAGATCGGGTTCGCGCGGAGATCGTCCGACGCGACCACCGGACCGGTCGATCCAGCGGCCGCGTCGTCGCGGTGGTCGAGCGGGCCCACACCGAGATCCTCGGGACCCTCCAGCTCATCGCCGGTCCCCGCTGGCGTTCGATCCCGACGGGGTGGCGGCTGGTGCCCGTGTCGGAGCTTCTGCCCCCGATCGAGGTGGTCGGCGAGACCCCACCGCGCAAGGAAGACGCCGGCCGAATGGCGCTCGTGCGTCTCACCCATCCGCCCGCGGGTTCGAATCCCTGGCGCGGTCAGGTCGTCCGGTTGCTTGGGGAGATGGACGATCCGGAGGTGCAATTCCTGCAGGTCGCGCTCGAGCATGGCCTTCGGTTGGAATTTTCAGCGTCGGCGACCGCGGAGGCGGTCCGCCTGCCGCACGATCCGCGTCCCGCGGACCTGGAGAACCGCGAAGACCTTCGCGACGTCCCGTTTGTCACGATCGACGGCGAGACCGCGCGCGACTTTGACGATGCCGTCTGCCTCGAGGACAATGCGGACGGGGGCTTCGGTCTCCGTGTCGCCATCGCCGACGTCTCCCACTACGTGAAGCCCGGATCGGCTCTCGACGCGGAAGCGGCGCTCCGCGGAACGAGTGTCTACTTCCCCGACCGCGCCATTCCGATGTTGCCCGAGCGGCTGTCGAACGAGCTCTGCTCGCTCAAGCCGGGACGGGACCGCGCCGTACTCGTTGCCGACATGGAGTACGACGGGCAGGGGCGCCGGACAGCCACTCGCTTGTTCCGCGCGGCGATCCGGAGTCAGGCGCGGCTCACCTACACTGAGGTCTCCGCGATTCTCGACGGCACGGATACGCCGGAAGCCAGTTCGCGGCGCACGGAGCTCGCGGCGCTCGTACCCCAGCTCGATCGCATGCGCGTTCTGATGCGGCTCCTCTACGCGCGGAGACTCGCCGCCGGCGCCCTTGATCTCAATCTCCCCGAATCCGTCGTCGATCTTTCCGACGACGGGCATGCGGTCGGCGTCCGCTTCGTGGAGCGTAACGATGCGCATCGCATCATCGAGGAGTTCATGCTCGAGGCGAATCAGGCGGTTGCGGGTGAACTCGCGGACGCCGAGGTGCCGATCCCGTACCGGATTCACGAGCCGCCCGAGAAGAACGACGTCTACGAGCTCAATCGGCTTCTCCACTCGGCAGGGGTGCACGTGGAGACGAAGTCAGACATCACGCCCGCGGCGATCGCGACGGCGTTGCACGAGTTGAAAGGTCATCGGCTCGAACGGGTTCTTTCCAAACAGGTGCTCCGCGCGTTGAAGCGGGCGCAGTATGACCCGGAGAACGTCGGCCACTTCGGTCTCGCCTTCTCCCTCTACTGCCATTTCACCTCGCCGATCCGGCGCTACCCGGACCTTCTCGTTCATCGCCAACTCGTCGAGTGGATTGAGGGGCGGGGCGCGCGGGCGCGCGGTGCAGGGCCGGAGATCGCGGCCGCGAGCGAAGCGAGTTCGCGGCGCGAGCGCGAAGCCATGGGGGCGGAGCGCGCCATGGCCGATCTGAAGAAGGTCGAGTTCATGAAGGGGCATCTACACGAGCCGGGGAAGGCGACCGTCGTTTCCCTCGCCGGGTTCGGGTTCTTCGCAGAACTCGATGCGTATCCGGTCGAAGGACTCGTGCGGATCGAAGATCTGGACGGCGAGTGGCGTTTCGACGAGAAGGCGCAGGTTCTCTACGGGGTACGCTCCGGCCGGAGGATCCAGCTGGGGGATCGCGTGGTCGTCGAGGCGTCCGATGTCTCCCTCGCGCGTCGCCAGGTCACTCTTCAGGTCATCGAAATGCTCGAGAGCCCGGCGCGCCGGTCGCCGTCGCCCGCTACGGATCGCGGCCGGCCTTCGACGGACGGACCCAAGGGGCGGGGAGGGCACGACGGGGAGTCTCGTGGCTACAAGGGACCGCGGAACACCGATGGTCCCAGTGGTGGAAGAGGACGACCGCGCCCCGGGGGTAGCACTTCGGGACTGCGGAACACGGATGGGCCCGGTGGCGGAAGGGGACGACCGCGTCCCGGAGGCAGCACTTCGGGACCGCGTGGGGGAGGATCGGGACCTGGCCGGAATGGACCGCCTCGTGGGCCAAAGGCCCCGCCGAGGGGCGGCGGACCGCGTCGGTAG
- a CDS encoding 3-keto-5-aminohexanoate cleavage protein — protein sequence MSESPVVIEAAINGATHKTRNPHVPTLPEEIAADAIACLERGAAIIHNHVDCIGPPAEVAERQEAGWRPVLEARPDALLYPTISFGGTPEERFGHIPLLVESTGLRVSIVDPGSVNLGAVGDDGIPGGGFDFVYSNDFGLIRHAVEICERYELGPSIACFEPGFVRTVLAYQRAGRLPAGSFVKLYFGGDFDYIGGKPGGASFGLPPTDKALDAYLEMLEGTGLEWAVAVIGGDVIESGIARYALELGGHVRVGLEDYAGPRTPSNPQLVDEVTALARSVGRPIASPTEAASLLGIRAAG from the coding sequence ATGAGTGAATCCCCCGTGGTCATCGAAGCTGCGATCAATGGCGCCACCCACAAGACGCGGAACCCGCATGTCCCGACCCTCCCCGAGGAGATCGCGGCAGACGCTATAGCCTGTCTGGAACGAGGCGCCGCGATCATTCACAACCACGTCGACTGCATCGGCCCGCCGGCCGAAGTTGCAGAGCGCCAGGAGGCCGGCTGGCGGCCCGTGCTCGAGGCGCGGCCCGACGCCCTGCTTTACCCGACGATCAGTTTCGGCGGCACGCCGGAAGAACGGTTCGGGCACATCCCACTCCTCGTCGAGTCGACTGGCCTGCGCGTAAGCATCGTCGATCCCGGATCCGTGAACTTGGGTGCCGTCGGCGACGACGGAATCCCGGGAGGCGGCTTCGACTTCGTGTACAGCAACGACTTCGGATTGATCCGCCACGCCGTGGAGATCTGCGAACGCTACGAACTCGGCCCAAGCATCGCCTGTTTCGAACCCGGCTTCGTACGCACGGTCCTCGCCTACCAACGCGCGGGCCGACTGCCCGCCGGCTCATTCGTAAAGCTCTATTTCGGCGGCGACTTCGACTACATCGGCGGGAAACCGGGCGGTGCGAGCTTCGGGCTCCCGCCGACCGACAAGGCACTCGACGCGTATCTGGAAATGCTCGAGGGAACCGGGCTCGAGTGGGCCGTAGCCGTGATCGGCGGCGACGTCATCGAGAGCGGCATCGCGAGGTACGCCCTCGAGCTCGGCGGACACGTCCGCGTCGGCCTCGAGGACTACGCCGGGCCCCGCACGCCTTCCAACCCCCAGTTGGTGGACGAAGTGACCGCTCTCGCCCGATCCGTCGGACGCCCGATCGCGAGCCCGACCGAAGCGGCGAGTCTCCTCGGCATCCGGGCCGCCGGGTGA
- a CDS encoding MFS transporter — MHPAVLRTYFLYSGAANCVFYSSVFFVFYGEALGMSVAAILALQSYTTALRGLLDLPLGGLADRISRRGCLVWGAACLAAGSVTLLIFPSIAGAWMAETLFATATALRSGADSALLYDALDSEDRDDVYAFAESRAQAITSTGSGFAAIAGGLLAAVDLRLPYLMTAVFAAITGLLALRLPDSRPAAAVARSERPLREAGRLALESPSLRWVVALMVFSVVASHVYFYLQQPFLQEIGLPLAVFGVVFAGTKLVTAVVANYAHRVDEVCGERGTAAIMAIVPTVGLGAMAVATGPLAALWILTRGLLDGLWMPLANIYVNRRVESRLRATTLSLQSVASRISLAGVLAVMGFVTGGASVAAVLAASAVAAAVVGALLVWARPTADARAQL, encoded by the coding sequence GTGCACCCGGCCGTCCTTCGAACGTACTTCCTCTACTCGGGGGCAGCGAACTGCGTCTTCTACAGTTCGGTGTTCTTCGTGTTCTACGGGGAAGCGCTCGGCATGTCGGTGGCAGCGATCCTTGCGTTGCAGTCGTACACGACGGCGCTGCGAGGCCTGCTCGATCTGCCTCTGGGAGGACTCGCCGATCGGATCTCGCGTCGGGGTTGTCTCGTCTGGGGCGCCGCCTGCCTCGCGGCGGGGAGCGTCACGCTTCTGATCTTTCCGTCGATCGCCGGTGCCTGGATGGCCGAGACGCTGTTTGCGACGGCAACTGCGCTGCGCTCCGGCGCCGACTCGGCCTTGCTCTACGACGCACTCGACTCGGAAGACCGCGACGACGTGTACGCCTTCGCAGAGAGCCGCGCGCAGGCGATCACATCGACCGGGTCCGGGTTCGCTGCGATTGCGGGAGGGCTTTTGGCTGCCGTGGACCTTCGACTCCCCTACCTGATGACCGCGGTGTTTGCTGCGATCACCGGCTTGCTCGCGTTGCGCCTTCCGGATTCGCGCCCGGCCGCCGCAGTCGCCCGATCGGAGCGCCCGCTACGAGAGGCCGGTCGTCTCGCCCTGGAGTCGCCGTCGCTCCGGTGGGTGGTCGCCTTGATGGTCTTCTCTGTCGTGGCGTCGCACGTCTACTTCTATCTCCAGCAGCCGTTCCTGCAGGAAATCGGTTTGCCGCTCGCGGTGTTCGGGGTCGTGTTTGCGGGGACCAAGCTGGTGACGGCGGTGGTCGCCAACTACGCGCACCGCGTCGACGAGGTATGCGGGGAGCGCGGTACGGCCGCGATCATGGCGATCGTCCCGACGGTCGGGCTGGGCGCGATGGCCGTCGCGACGGGCCCGCTCGCCGCGTTGTGGATTCTGACGCGCGGTCTTCTCGACGGGCTCTGGATGCCGCTTGCGAACATCTACGTGAACCGTCGGGTTGAGAGTCGCTTGCGTGCGACGACGCTGTCGCTGCAGAGCGTCGCGTCGCGGATTTCCCTCGCCGGCGTCCTCGCCGTGATGGGGTTCGTGACGGGCGGGGCTTCCGTCGCGGCGGTGTTGGCCGCATCCGCGGTCGCGGCCGCTGTGGTCGGCGCGCTCCTCGTGTGGGCGCGCCCGACGGCTGACGCGCGGGCTCAGCTCTGA
- a CDS encoding Zn-dependent alcohol dehydrogenase, which translates to MKAAVFHEKGAPVIVEDVGIADPGEGEVLIAIQSAGLCHSDISAINGTYGIPTPTVIGHEGSGFVESVGAGVRSVKEGDAVVISTLANCGHCPACDTGHPTLCYQPPGPRKPFTFRGEPAFQFANASTFTEKTLVPESSAIPVPKEIPMAQAALIGCGIITGVGAVLNRAKVEAGDTMAVFGAGGIGLNIIQGGVLAGATKIIAVDLLPSKLEWAQQFGATHIVDGREGNAVEQVKELTGGRGVTHAFEAVGHVKAIEQALDSLAPGGTMTIVGVTGLGVKAEFVANALRLDKAIQGCRYGTARPHSDFPMLAELYLAGRLKIDELITRHYPLDDINTAMEDLEKGELARGVFDIGTA; encoded by the coding sequence ATGAAAGCGGCAGTTTTTCACGAGAAGGGTGCGCCGGTCATCGTCGAGGACGTTGGTATCGCCGACCCGGGCGAAGGGGAAGTTCTGATCGCGATCCAGTCGGCCGGCTTGTGCCACTCCGACATTAGCGCGATCAACGGAACCTACGGGATCCCGACCCCGACCGTCATCGGTCACGAGGGTTCCGGTTTCGTCGAATCGGTGGGCGCGGGGGTGCGCTCGGTGAAGGAAGGCGACGCCGTCGTCATCTCGACACTCGCGAACTGTGGCCACTGTCCGGCGTGCGACACCGGTCATCCGACGCTCTGCTATCAGCCTCCCGGTCCGCGGAAGCCGTTCACCTTCCGGGGCGAGCCGGCTTTCCAGTTCGCGAACGCCTCGACGTTCACGGAGAAGACGCTCGTCCCCGAGTCCAGCGCGATCCCCGTGCCGAAGGAGATTCCGATGGCGCAGGCGGCGTTGATCGGATGCGGCATCATCACCGGCGTCGGCGCAGTTCTGAACCGGGCGAAGGTCGAAGCCGGGGACACCATGGCGGTCTTTGGTGCCGGCGGTATCGGGCTGAACATCATCCAAGGCGGCGTTCTTGCCGGCGCGACGAAGATCATCGCCGTCGACCTGTTGCCCTCGAAGCTCGAGTGGGCGCAGCAGTTCGGCGCGACGCACATCGTCGACGGTCGCGAGGGCAACGCGGTTGAGCAGGTGAAGGAGCTCACCGGCGGGCGCGGCGTCACGCACGCGTTCGAGGCGGTCGGTCACGTGAAGGCGATCGAGCAGGCTCTCGATTCCCTCGCACCCGGCGGCACCATGACGATCGTCGGTGTGACAGGTCTCGGCGTGAAAGCGGAATTCGTGGCCAACGCGCTGCGCCTCGACAAGGCGATCCAGGGTTGTCGGTATGGTACGGCCCGGCCACATAGCGACTTCCCGATGCTCGCGGAGCTGTATCTCGCCGGCCGGCTTAAGATCGACGAGCTGATCACGCGCCACTACCCACTCGACGACATCAACACCGCGATGGAAGACCTCGAGAAGGGCGAATTGGCGCGCGGGGTGTTCGATATCGGCACGGCCTAG
- a CDS encoding aldehyde dehydrogenase family protein: MSVPVFDKILIGGDWVPAARGTYEITNPATGGLAGKAPECSPEQVAAATHAAREAFENGPWPRMTGAERGALLQKAADEFRRQMDDLVDITVAETGALRPIAKQLQVGEVAARLEKYAGLARNPDVEGLPPISRPGVAGSTASLAAGIVVRDPVGVVACISPYNFPMTNCAGKIAPALAVGNTVVIKPPPQDPMGMTVLARIVDSVLPPGVVNFICGSTPDIGEALSSSDDVDMISFTGSTVIGSIIEQSAAKTMKRTLQELGGKSANIVFADCNMPTAIRSSMSVFGFHSGQICIAPTRLLIQESIYEEFTSKMATAASAMKVGDPNEEGVVVGPIISEAQLGRIEGYVKKGVEEGATIACGGKRPAHMKEGFYFEPTLFTNANNDMTIAREEIFGPVITAIPFKDEAEAIRIANDSDFGLYGYVWSGDPVRAMRVARALRTGTVQINGSPPNPDAPFGGYKMSGHGRDGGRFGLDAYSELKYVGWAS, encoded by the coding sequence ATGTCCGTACCCGTCTTCGACAAGATCCTGATCGGCGGTGACTGGGTGCCGGCCGCGCGCGGCACCTACGAAATCACCAATCCCGCGACAGGCGGTCTCGCCGGCAAAGCGCCGGAGTGCTCGCCGGAGCAGGTCGCTGCGGCGACCCACGCCGCCCGAGAAGCCTTCGAGAACGGCCCGTGGCCACGGATGACGGGAGCCGAGCGAGGCGCTCTGCTCCAAAAGGCCGCGGACGAGTTCCGCCGTCAGATGGATGATCTCGTCGACATCACGGTCGCCGAGACCGGAGCTCTCCGCCCGATCGCGAAACAACTCCAGGTGGGCGAGGTCGCGGCGCGGCTGGAGAAGTACGCGGGGCTCGCTCGCAACCCCGACGTCGAAGGACTTCCCCCGATCTCGCGGCCGGGCGTGGCCGGCTCCACCGCGAGTCTGGCTGCCGGGATCGTCGTCCGTGATCCGGTGGGCGTCGTAGCCTGCATTAGTCCGTACAACTTCCCGATGACGAACTGTGCGGGCAAGATCGCGCCCGCACTCGCGGTTGGGAATACCGTGGTGATCAAGCCGCCCCCGCAGGACCCGATGGGCATGACGGTGCTCGCACGTATCGTGGATTCGGTTCTCCCGCCGGGCGTCGTCAACTTCATCTGCGGTTCGACCCCGGACATCGGCGAAGCTTTGAGCTCTTCGGACGACGTCGACATGATCTCGTTCACGGGCAGTACGGTCATCGGCTCGATCATAGAGCAGTCCGCGGCCAAGACGATGAAGCGCACTTTGCAGGAGCTCGGCGGAAAGTCCGCGAACATCGTCTTCGCCGACTGCAACATGCCCACCGCGATTCGAAGCTCGATGAGCGTGTTCGGCTTCCATTCCGGTCAGATCTGCATCGCGCCGACCCGGCTTCTCATCCAGGAGTCGATCTACGAGGAGTTCACGTCGAAGATGGCCACGGCCGCCTCGGCCATGAAGGTCGGTGACCCGAACGAGGAAGGTGTCGTCGTGGGGCCGATCATCTCCGAGGCGCAACTCGGCCGCATCGAAGGCTACGTGAAGAAGGGCGTCGAAGAGGGCGCGACCATCGCCTGCGGCGGCAAGCGGCCGGCGCACATGAAGGAGGGATTCTACTTCGAGCCCACGCTCTTCACGAATGCGAACAACGACATGACGATCGCGCGCGAAGAGATCTTCGGTCCGGTCATCACGGCGATCCCCTTCAAAGACGAAGCTGAGGCGATCCGCATCGCGAACGACTCCGATTTCGGTCTGTACGGCTATGTGTGGAGCGGCGATCCGGTTCGCGCCATGCGGGTCGCTCGCGCGCTGCGTACGGGCACCGTGCAGATCAACGGGAGCCCGCCGAACCCCGACGCACCGTTCGGCGGATACAAGATGAGCGGCCATGGTCGCGACGGGGGGCGCTTCGGTCTCGATGCGTACTCCGAGCTGAAGTACGTCGGTTGGGCGAGCTGA
- a CDS encoding LLM class flavin-dependent oxidoreductase, which produces MEFGIFSQMHVPAGDDEHSRFLRELEVAEAVDDVGFKYDWAPEHHFLENYSHQPAPEIFLSYVAARTKQIHVGHAINNITAPVNHPARVAERIATLDHLSEGRVEFGTGRGSSSMEWGGFAIPSLAETKPMWRESLEQIPEMWKDEPYSFEGKYFRMPERNVLPKPFSKPNPPIWVACASPQTFVQAGELGLGALCFTLGEVDTVTDSVKAYKEAVARCTNPIGGFVNNNIAVTSNMFCLDDGDEARDIYCKGRPSAYLEYFFQYLDSFPRPEGMPKEGPVKIPQPSPQDMVAVTAGGGYQVGTPDDVAAVVQRYEAIGVDQLIYAPLCHSVGQKDVLRSIECFGKHVLPRFDKDPMHRTTRLREQAGSKAAA; this is translated from the coding sequence ATGGAATTCGGCATTTTCTCACAGATGCATGTCCCCGCCGGCGATGACGAACACAGTCGCTTTCTGCGAGAATTGGAAGTCGCTGAGGCCGTCGATGACGTCGGATTCAAGTACGACTGGGCGCCGGAGCATCACTTCCTCGAGAATTACTCGCATCAGCCGGCGCCGGAGATTTTTCTCTCCTACGTCGCGGCGCGCACGAAGCAGATCCACGTAGGTCACGCGATCAACAACATCACCGCCCCGGTGAACCACCCGGCCCGCGTGGCAGAGCGCATCGCGACTCTCGATCACCTGAGCGAAGGGCGCGTCGAGTTCGGAACGGGACGTGGCTCCTCCAGCATGGAGTGGGGCGGTTTTGCGATTCCGTCGCTGGCCGAGACGAAGCCGATGTGGCGCGAGTCTCTCGAGCAGATACCGGAGATGTGGAAAGACGAGCCGTATTCGTTCGAAGGAAAGTACTTCCGCATGCCGGAGCGCAACGTGCTTCCGAAGCCGTTCTCGAAGCCGAACCCGCCGATCTGGGTCGCGTGCGCCAGCCCGCAGACGTTCGTGCAGGCAGGGGAACTCGGTCTGGGGGCGCTCTGTTTCACGTTGGGTGAGGTCGATACGGTCACCGACAGCGTGAAGGCCTACAAGGAAGCCGTCGCGCGCTGCACGAATCCGATCGGCGGCTTCGTGAACAACAACATCGCGGTCACGTCGAACATGTTCTGTCTAGATGATGGCGACGAGGCGCGTGACATCTACTGCAAGGGGCGCCCGAGTGCGTATCTCGAGTACTTCTTCCAGTACCTGGATTCGTTCCCCCGCCCGGAAGGAATGCCGAAGGAAGGCCCGGTCAAGATTCCGCAGCCTTCGCCTCAGGACATGGTCGCCGTGACCGCCGGTGGTGGCTACCAGGTCGGCACGCCAGACGATGTCGCCGCGGTCGTTCAGCGCTACGAGGCCATCGGCGTCGACCAGCTGATCTACGCGCCGCTGTGCCATTCGGTCGGACAGAAGGACGTCCTTCGGTCGATCGAGTGCTTCGGCAAGCACGTGCTGCCGCGCTTCGACAAGGACCCGATGCATCGCACCACCCGGCTCCGCGAGCAGGCCGGGTCCAAGGCGGCGGCGTGA
- a CDS encoding TetR/AcrR family transcriptional regulator, producing MAGRTNKTKPTAANPRAAARAAREGVYREHILTAAEHVFAEKSFEDAKVQDISREAGLSMGSIYSLFPGKEQIFESITEKRGNEILALVRAVIAQERDPLETIEEIATTYIHYLHGHPHFLRMNLRTGAAWALTPRHAHHVAKEIHELQASVFARGIEAGVFVDDDPAYLATLLTGIDQIHLAHWVQTGMKQPRDSLRENFLRLVRRTFLRKPPKT from the coding sequence GTGGCCGGCCGTACCAACAAGACGAAACCGACGGCGGCCAACCCACGCGCCGCAGCGCGCGCCGCTCGAGAGGGCGTCTACCGCGAGCACATCCTCACCGCCGCCGAACACGTGTTCGCGGAGAAGTCGTTCGAGGATGCGAAGGTTCAGGACATCTCTCGCGAGGCCGGCCTTTCGATGGGATCCATCTACAGCCTCTTCCCGGGCAAAGAGCAGATCTTCGAGTCCATCACCGAGAAGCGCGGCAACGAGATCCTGGCTCTGGTCCGCGCCGTCATCGCCCAGGAACGGGATCCTCTCGAAACGATCGAAGAGATCGCCACGACGTACATCCATTACCTGCACGGCCATCCCCACTTCCTGCGAATGAACCTGCGGACCGGCGCGGCGTGGGCACTCACACCTCGGCACGCCCACCACGTGGCGAAGGAGATCCACGAGCTGCAGGCGTCTGTCTTCGCTCGCGGCATCGAAGCCGGCGTGTTCGTCGATGACGACCCCGCCTACCTCGCGACACTGCTCACCGGCATCGATCAGATCCACCTGGCCCACTGGGTCCAGACCGGGATGAAGCAACCGCGCGACTCGCTTCGCGAGAACTTCCTGCGACTGGTCCGGCGCACCTTCCTGCGCAAGCCACCGAAGACCTGA